The genomic segment CAGCACTGCTGGTGCTTTCGCTGTTTGCCGCCGCTGTGAGTTGGAGCGTGGTTTCCGGTCTGGGTATTGCATCGGCACTCAGCGTGGCGACCGGCGCGCTGGCGGGAATCACGCTGTCGACACTCGTACACGAGTGGTTTCATTACGCGGGAGCCCGTTATGCTGCCGCTTCTTTTACTGTGCCGAAAAAGCTGGGACTGTTCTTGTACGATTGGCACTTTGAAAAAAATGATCAGCACCAATTCCTCGTTATGAGTGTCGCCGGGAGCGTCGGGGGTTTTCTGTCATTGCTGTTTCTTTGGCATGCGGTGCCTGCGGATAATTGGGGTGGTGCCGCCCTGCGCGCCGGGGTGATCGCCAGCATTGTGTTTGCCGCACTGGTAGAGTGGCCCGTCGTTCGTCAGGTTAGGCAGGGAGCCGACCCTATGATGGAGTTGGCGAATATTCCCGGGCGCCTGCGACGTTGCTTTATTATTGCCAGCGCCGTGGGCATCTTGGCAACTGTGTATTTCGGCGCCTGAGTGTCCGGGCTGAATTCGAGTCGGAATGCGCTGCGGCATGCGTTAAGCTGCAGCTCGAAGCAAAAACTACAGGAGTCTTTCCTCATGAAGATAGGGTCTCTCCACCCCTTGGCATGTTTATTTATTGTTGTCTCCCTCTTTGTCCAGCCCGCAAGAGCGGAGGACCTGGGAGGTCCACGGATTATTGTCAGTGGCGAAGGTACGGTCGAGATTGCGCCTGACATGGCGATACTGAGCCTGGTTGTGATGCGCGAGGCGCCTACTGCGGAGGGCGCACTCGCGACCAATAGCGCGGCGATGACGGCGGTCATGAAAGCCATGACCGGTGCCGGAATTGCCGAGCGCGATATTCAGACCACGCAGTTTTCCATACAGCCCCGCTACAGCCGCGAGACACGTAAGCCTGATGGGACTTTAGAGACACGCAAACTGGTGGGTTACACCGTGCGCAATGGCGTAAATGTGCGAGTGCGCGATATCGATGCCGTGGGTGAAGTGCTCGACATGTCCGTCCGTCTCGGAGTCAACGAGGGAGGTGGTATCCAGTTTTCCAATGCGGACCCAACCAAGGCGCTCGAACGGGCCCGCAGCAATGCGGTGAAAGACGCTATGGACAAGGCGCGCGGACTGGCCAGTGCGGCCGGCGGTAAAGTGGGCAGGGTACTGGAAATTTCAGAACACAGCATGGGTGCCCGTCCGATGAACATGGCGCGGCGGGAAATGGCAATGGACAGCATGAAGGTTTCGGTTCCGATTGCGGCGGGAGAGAATACTTACCGGGTTTCCATCAGTTTGTCGGTGGCACTCGAGCAGTAGCTGTTTGGCTCAGTCTTTAGGCGTTGGTCGATCGATCAACTTCGTCAGTAAATTCGGGTGTTGCCTGGCGAAAAGCCTGCCACTCATTTCTGAAAACGGCAGTGAATAGTGCACCCTGTCATAGAGGGCGGGTGTGTCGTCACTTGTCCGTGTGCGGCAGGTTTCCAGTACCCGGTTTCGGCACAACAAGGCGACACGGTCAATATAATAGGACTCCAGGTTATAGAATGCCTTGTGCAATGGCTCTTCCATGAATTTGTCAGCGAAGTATGAAACGTTTTCCTGCGCAGCGCAGCTGTCGGTGGTGCCCGTCTTGTTAATGTAGTGTGTGCAGTGTCTTACCGTATTGATGTAACCGCCAAAAGTTACTATCGTGAGCGCAGGACGAGCCTCCTTTAGCGTCTGCAGGATTTGCAGAAACAAGGTCTTGTTTGCCGCGTAAGGCTGGTTTACTGCGTAGACGATAATGTCCAGTTGTTCCAGAAAGGCGGGCTCAAATAGCGTATCCAGAGCATGCTGACAGTTCGCATTATCGGTGACAAAACGTGTTGATACGCCGCGCATCGGCGCGCACCGGTTGGTACTGCCGAACAGGATCAGGTTTACGTTCGAATCGTCGCCATAGGCCGCAGACATGAAGTTATAGCCGTCGACCTCGGAGGAGTTACCCAGCACCATTATCTGAAGCTCAGCCTCCATGTTGCATGATGCCGCGGTCAGGTTGGCGAGCCGGCAAGCTTTACCCACTTTGTCAAAGCGTGTTTGCTTTCCGGCTTCAATCTGGTCGGTACTGAGGTGTATGGTCGGAAATCGCCAGCCCCAGCCGTTGCT from the Candidatus Marimicrobium litorale genome contains:
- a CDS encoding SIMPL domain-containing protein, with the protein product MKIGSLHPLACLFIVVSLFVQPARAEDLGGPRIIVSGEGTVEIAPDMAILSLVVMREAPTAEGALATNSAAMTAVMKAMTGAGIAERDIQTTQFSIQPRYSRETRKPDGTLETRKLVGYTVRNGVNVRVRDIDAVGEVLDMSVRLGVNEGGGIQFSNADPTKALERARSNAVKDAMDKARGLASAAGGKVGRVLEISEHSMGARPMNMARREMAMDSMKVSVPIAAGENTYRVSISLSVALEQ